Genomic window (Sphaerodactylus townsendi isolate TG3544 linkage group LG12, MPM_Stown_v2.3, whole genome shotgun sequence):
gctGAGGCAGCATTGAAGGAGGGCACAAGTCTGCTGAATTCTTTATCATATGACTGGAGGAGGCAGCCAAAGCAGGCTCTTGAGTGAGGGGGGAGTTGCCTCTTCCAAGCCAGGTATCGTCCCTCTGAAAAGCAAGCACAACTAGACCTCAAACTTGGTCCAGCAAAACTGGCTCCCTGCCCTACTATCTTTTCTCTGCAGCTGGTCATCAGCTGAGCCAGATCAGTTTGCTCCAATTTCACGGTCACTTCTTTACTTGGGCAGCCGCCGCCCATCTCGCCTGCTCAAAATGACTTCTGCCCAGTGTTCCTCATATTGTTTCCAGTACATCCCCACTCTGGTTCGTTTTTACCTCCACAGGAAATTCCTCCACAGTAGTtccattttcagtccctttctttTAAATCCCCAGCAGGCAATATAACATGTCCAGCCCTTGCTGCCCAACCAACCCACATGCACACTGACAAAGCCTCTTCATTCACTTCTCTGGCAGGAGTGCAGGGTCATCGCGGGGGCCTGGCCAGAGCCCCCCAGTTTAGGCTCCTCACCTTCCAACTGGATCTGCTTCTCCTTCAGGTGGGCTTATTCTGTTCTCCATCATTGTATGCAAAACTGACATGGAACTAATGGTGCCATTATTCTCTGCCCACGGGGAATTTGAAAATTGTTTTATATTTACTATTTTCTGGTCCTCCATTAGTGCCAATATTGAAAAACCAGTCCTTTTATATTTGAGTGTCTTAAGCCTTCGTCTGGACTCTCTTAGCTTTTCATTGGCCCATATAACATTATTCTTCCCACTTGACTCAGCTCTTTGGCAGCGCCGCTGAGAACAGCGATTCTGGGGTTGCCACCTGGCCGTCTATCTCCCAGGCAAAATGTCTCCCTTCTGAGCCACCGTCAGCCCCCAAGAGCCCCGCCATCTTCCCAACAGCTCTCCAGGATGTGTTCAGCAGGAAGTGTGCGGTCCTGCTCCACAAACCCGCCTTTTGCTTGCTTTCCTGGCAGCTCACATTCACTTTGCCACAGCCTGTGCTTCTGCATTTGTGGGCTGCATTCTTCATGTGCTCACTTCTTGGTAAATGGCATTGCTGCTTCCCAAGAGATTCGACCCTGTTTGCTCTCCCTTTCAGATTCTGTGTGACTAGCCCCCTGGTTTTTGGGAAGCCTCTTCTTCCTCCGAAGTCAAATGCAGCTGTGGTGGGCCTCTCAGGCAACCTCCCAGGGACTCATCATAGCGTAAATGGAGCTTTTCCCAAATGAAGCAACCCTGCTCAGCCAGGACCCAGGCCAGGGCGCCCTTTCGTGAACGGCTATTTGGACTAACAACTCCAGTGCCAATTGATGTATGGGATTTAGCCATGTTGTGCATGTAAGTCACCCTGAGAACACTTGGAATTCCCCATTATTATTACATTTCCTGCTTTGGTCCCGCCCTGGGCCATTTTTTTTTGGCCATCTCTAGAGCACCCTCCGTCTTCTGGACAGGAGAGCAGTCACCATGTCCCCTTTCTGGGGCTGAATCCCCCAGGCCTGGTTATCCTGGAAAGAGATTCATCTGCTGATGCTTTCTGTCTTATTTGACTGGATGCCCATTCTAACAGTTACAGCAGGTCCCCTCTCCCTGACGGGCTCGATATCTACTGTCAGGGAGTGCCAGAGCAATCCTGACCAGTGGAGGGGGCCAGTCCCTTTCTCCCCTTTCATCAGAAGACCCTATTTtatcccctccccttctgcaGAGGGTCCACCGGAAGCAGACTGCTGGCCAAGGCCAGTACCCTGTTGTCATGGTTGGCTGCAGCATCGCTGGTTTCTGGGGACTTCAGCGTTTCCATTGCATGCAACGCAGCCTGTCTCAGCATTCCTGAGAATACAGACTGGCCATTCTGGAAGTCCCCCGCCTGCTGAGGTTGCTCCTGGCCATGCAGTCTCCCGCTCTGAGCCCAGCCTGCCACCTGAGCAGCTCCTCCTttccttgctcccccccccccgccccgccaccaGGGCGGCTCTGCTCAAGGAAGCCAGTGGCATGGAGCATGGCTGTCTTTTATTAGGCACACGAAAGCACAGCACACAGCGCTCCCAGCAGAGgtacaaaataaatacaataaataaagtcCACTTGCACAAGAGCGGAGGCGAGAGCTCTGCCGCTCGCCCCAAAGTCAGCAGCACACCCAGGAGTGCAGCCCGGCAGTTGCCCTTCGTGCCTTCCCCCAGGGAATCTGCCCTGGAGACCTGGACCTTCCCGGAGAAAACGCTGGCCTGGGCAGCCCCAGCAgaatccctgccccacccccccggcccctgcTGAGCCCGTGGCCCCTCCCGGCTTTGGGGGCCAGGCCAGAGCAAGCCTCGTCTCCGGAAAAAGCCTGGGGGGAGGCGACAGACAGCCCCACTTTCCTCCGTGCCACTGTCCAGACCCCACGTGGGCAGTGAACTGGACTGCCTCAGGCAGACaaagccttcccccccccgcccctgcccggGCCTTTTAACGGGCAGTGCTGCTGGGGAGTCATCCTGGGACCTCCTGCCGTTCCAGCagaggctctgcccctgagcccccacagcccctccccccgcgACAGTTTCCTCAGCTGCCGGGCGATTGCAGGGAAATCCAGACCCGGCTCATGGAAGAGCCCACATGGGGCGGTTCGGCCCCTGCAGGCCTGAGCGGGCAGTTCcccgggaggggggcaggcaacacacacacacctgatggAAAGTCCTCACGGCAGATGTGGCCGCTGTTGTGCGTAGTCAGTGCTCTGAGTTACCCAAGTGTGGGGTGCCTTGAATGCGCAGCAGCagtcctacccacccacccctacaaAGAGGAGACACGGTGGGATGACTCCGCCTGCTCTGCCATTCCACCAGTCGCCGTGTCGTGGCTCCTCCAGTTGTGTCTCTGGAGTGACTCCTCCCTACGTCCGGCACCAGCGAATGTTCAGGCTGAGGTGCACGGGGGAGGGGGCTCCAGGAAGCCTGGCGTCAGGAGGGCCTTGATCCACTCAGGCAGGCCCGGCAAGGACTCCGAGCCCCCCTGGGCCCACGCCAGACAGGAAGTTCAGTCGCTCGTGGTGTGCAAGAGCCCAGGGGCCCAGGGTTGAGGGAGTGGCAACAGACGCCTGCTTCAGATAGCCGGACCCCAAGACTGGCCTTGATGGAGCGATGCCCTCAgagttgggcaggcagctgaaGGAGCCCAGAGCCTCCTGCGGGGGCCCGGCTTGCCTTTGATACCCAGGAAGCTGAGCAGGAGGCGGCTCCCCTTGCTCCTGTGCCTCCTCCGCCCCAGCTCCCAGACTGAAACGctcctccaccccccgccccccatcctccCAATCACTCCTCAGCAGGGGCCCCCTGGGCTCCTCCAGAAGTCTCAGAAGGAGGCTGCAGCTGCTCAGGGGGGCTTGCAAGCAGATACCActgtcgctgctgctgctgctgaacgtGCCGCTGTCCGACAGGTCTCTGAGCTGCACACTTTCTGCTCTACTGCTGGCCAAGGCTTCTGGCAGACAGGGCCTTGCTTGCCCTGGCACTCGCCAAACTGGAGCTCCACTGGAGAGGCTCACGCTGGAAGGATGGGTTTGGGAGGGGTCCTTCACGCCCATGGAAATCTGATGGGTAGACTCCACTTCCAAGCACAGATCCACACCTCTCATCCCAAGAGGCCGGGGAGAAGAAGTCTGCTTCTGGAAAGAATTCTGGCAGCAAACAAGAAGGAAGCCTTAGCTGGCCGGCCAGCCTGGCCATTGATGACCCACATATTTGCTATCCCTTCCGTTGCTCACAGGAGCTCTGAGCAGCACACATGCCCCTGCCCAGGGGTTGCCCCCGTAGCATCTGTGTGAGGCAGGCTGCGTGGAGGAAGTGGGATGGCGGCCCCACAGTCTCAGCTTCTGCTTCTATCTCCCATAAGTTGCCCAGAAGGCAAGTTGTTTATCATGTGTGTGGAGCGTGTGTGTATCGGCCTCTGATTCTATCTATCCTCAGTCAACACAGCTATGCCTGCCTGGCAGCAAGCACAAGCAAAGTTTGGGTCCTTTTTATCAGGCTCAGCCCTGGAGACAGGATCTATGCTTGTCTAAAATTAGAAATCCCCCCCAAAGCTCCTGAGTACAATAATTCATAGAAACCTCGTGCAGAGCAGTGCTGACTGGGACAATCCTGTTCTGCAGAAACATCTGCTGTTTAGGCTGGAGAGCGCCCGTCAGTCACTTAGCCAaggtttgttcgtttgtttgtttatgacacTCATTAGCCATTTTCCTCCCTCatgggactcaaggcggcttgcaaCAGAAGTGAAGTGATGATCAAGAATGCAaccccttttctccctctttgccccccccccccccgctgccctgGACTGACGCCAGCCTGTGAAGTGTCGCAACAGCAGTCAGAAATGGAAACTTGCAACAATGATCAAATGTTAGAAATTATTGCAGCTGGATCCTGTATGTTAACTATTTTAAGGAATGGGCATGTTACTTCGTGCTCCTGGCTTATTTGCATATCATAATTATTTCATCCATTATGTTTCTTTTGTGACCTCTGCAGGAGGAGCAATTTGTTTTCTGACTAAGGAACACAATGATCTGatgaacagcaaaataaaagcaaTCCTTTGATTCAGCGgccaggggcaggggggaggccCGTGGCCGCTGTGCTTGCCTGGGAGGCCGTCCATCAAGAATCTGCTTGGCGCCCCTCCCCCAGGGCTTCTCACAGAAGAGGGACGAGGCCTTCCTTGTGGGGTGTATAGGGTTGGCATTCAGGCACTCCCCGTGGACCCCCAAAGCCAGACGCAATGGTGAGGGGAGAGGATCTCAAGGGAAGCACGTACCAGCACAGAGGGGGTCTCCATGGGTTTCTTCAGATGTGCCCAGACCTGTGCCGCAGCTACACCACCAAGAGCCACCAGAATGAAGAGGGCCACGCTGAGGATTGCTCTGGCTTGTGCGCTGTCTGCCAAGAAAGCATCTCCAAGGGTTATTTGGCATCTGTCGCACACGCCATTATCATAATGCTATAAATGTTTTCCGCCCCTTGTCTGGGAAAGAGGGCCCCAGCTGCCACTTCAGGGATGCACCCACTGCTCCCAGCCAGAAGACATCtgaggaggtggggggtgggtgggttcagaGGCACTAGAatagtggttctcagccttcctaatgctgcgaccctttaatatattttctcatgttgtggtgacccccaatcctaacatttattcattttacagatggagaacactgatgcagaaagccttaggcggcccctgtgaaatggtcgttcgagccccaaaggggtcctgacccacaggttgagaaccactgcactagaaagATAGACCAGCAGACCAGAGATCACCGCATTGCTGCCTCGGGGTTTGCAGCTGAGGCCTTGGCTGTCCCTTGCCCTCCTGGCCTCTAAGCAGCCCCGACTTCCTGACTGAAGGGTGCCGAAGGGCCTGCATACATTTGCAACACCCAGAAAACTCTGAGGGGAGACAGGGAGGGAGCCCCCACCCCGTACTGGATGCCCCTGGGAGGACTGTCGAGAAACGCTACCAGTCAGGTGCCCATTTAAACTCGGGCACAAGGGCTCTCCTGCTGCTGACGGGCAGTTGTGTGGCCTGCTGACTCCTTACCCGGCCTGCCCGTCTCCTGCTTCCCCACGGGTGGACAGGGAGGTGGCAGCAGAGGTTGCTGGCCTCTGATCTGTGCCGTGGCTCACCTTTCAGGGGGGGAGTCGAGACACACTGCTCTTCTGTCCGCGTGGCAGGATTTGGCCGGGAGGGCAGGTAGGGCTCCACGCTCACACAATACCGCTCACCCCACACAAGCGCAGGGAGGTCAAAAGTCCGGTTGGTTTTAACCAGCAGATACTGCAGGGGGCAGCATGAGAGACATCAAGCCAAGGTTGCGTGGGCCATGTGGGCCTCTGGCCAGACAAGGGTGGCGGCTGCACAGGAGCTTGCCTGAAATGGGGCCCCTGCAGCAGGCGCCCACACCCCGGGTTCCAGGAGGTGGCGGTGCCTCCCTGTGCCCAAAGCTCTCAGGCTGCTGCCTCTCTCCTCCATGGAGACCAGCCCCACAAAGCCCCTGCAGAGAGGGAATCGGCAGCCTGGGGTGGGGTAGAGGGAACTGAGTTGCACCATGCCTTGGCCAAGAACCCAACCCCCATGTCAATGGACCCCCACCTGGGATGTTGGCAGGGCGTGGCGGAGGAGAGGGGAGCCCTCCCAGGGGATGGTGCTGCAGCCTCACCTGGTCATTGCTGGATGCCCTCCGAACATAGACCCGGTACTGCTCCCACCCGCCTGGGTGCAGGTCCTCGTGGGCGATGGTGGCCTGCTGCCCTCTGTGCACGggcagctccaaggtcacccgcAGGATGTTGCCGGAGAGGGACAGGTTCACCTTCCACAACCGGAGAGTGGCTGGGAAAATAAAACGACCCCAGTCAGTTGGGAGGATTTCC
Coding sequences:
- the IL10RA gene encoding interleukin-10 receptor subunit alpha is translated as MVQPRAGGGPGCLAGRVAGLAGCIQEAGPPACLCLEALPGLLRPKALLRRSSPPSGRARSSSSSSSSSSSRLPQGPTDRRRSGGGALSGACGGVAPPLPRGFPSCCCCCAGGDPPGMARPGQAGGASRPSQEAAKGEEGRPPTPLASPEKLRGSRLNATSCAGLEMRACRAARLLLLLLLWLQGGRPDPSAEAAPGAPERVRLVARTFQHLLLWAPAASRSPGPRLVLYDVQYKRYGNHSWTPVGRCTAIARLDCDLTAETAEPAHRYFARVRALDAHGTPSHWTATAPFSPKEATLRLWKVNLSLSGNILRVTLELPVHRGQQATIAHEDLHPGGWEQYRVYVRRASSNDQYLLVKTNRTFDLPALVWGERYCVSVEPYLPSRPNPATRTEEQCVSTPPLKDSAQARAILSVALFILVALGGVAAAQVWAHLKKPMETPSVLNSFQKQTSSPRPLGMRGVDLCLEVESTHQISMGVKDPSQTHPSSVSLSSGAPVWRVPGQARPCLPEALASSRAESVQLRDLSDSGTFSSSSSDSGICLQAPLSSCSLLLRLLEEPRGPLLRSDWEDGGRGVEERFSLGAGAEEAQEQGEPPPAQLPGYQRQAGPPQEALGSFSCLPNSEGIAPSRPVLGSGYLKQASVATPSTLGPWALAHHERLNFLSGVGPGGLGVLAGPA